A DNA window from Bdellovibrio sp. BCCA contains the following coding sequences:
- a CDS encoding trypsin-like serine protease, whose product MRGLFFILLWSVQSFALTNAIPAETPELESAVFYSATSYDPEAKEEMPGYCNGNLVSNRVMVTAAHCVFIAEALKSREIDLQVGEYRYVKTPAGETRRIGYAPVLREKVNAQFFFTQDLKRRLDSSGVRLRIGPSEDVAVVVFDKPLSLKENFRFTQIASAKDLAGVLPQVLNYWPTVVTINPFEEISTNDTKRMAKLDNLTKGSGNLESKSKARVQAGDSGAPLFVRIGTEWKQLGVVKGRAETLFSNWDVYGLLDQKMCDIAKQVSDAETKALLCK is encoded by the coding sequence ATGAGGGGACTCTTTTTTATTCTATTGTGGAGTGTGCAATCTTTTGCGCTAACAAATGCGATTCCTGCGGAAACACCGGAATTAGAATCGGCTGTGTTTTACAGCGCGACTTCTTATGATCCAGAAGCTAAAGAAGAAATGCCTGGTTACTGCAACGGTAATCTGGTTTCGAATCGTGTGATGGTGACCGCCGCTCACTGTGTTTTTATTGCAGAAGCTTTGAAGTCCCGCGAGATTGATCTTCAAGTGGGCGAGTACCGTTACGTGAAAACACCAGCAGGCGAAACACGTCGCATCGGTTATGCTCCTGTTCTTCGTGAAAAAGTAAACGCGCAGTTTTTCTTTACTCAAGACCTTAAACGTCGTTTGGATTCATCAGGTGTTCGTCTAAGAATTGGCCCCTCAGAAGATGTGGCTGTCGTAGTGTTTGATAAACCGTTGTCGCTCAAAGAAAACTTCCGTTTCACGCAAATCGCTTCAGCAAAAGACCTAGCCGGAGTTCTGCCTCAGGTTTTAAATTATTGGCCCACAGTCGTGACGATCAATCCCTTCGAGGAGATTTCAACGAACGATACAAAAAGAATGGCGAAGTTAGATAACCTCACAAAGGGTTCGGGTAATTTAGAATCAAAATCAAAAGCCCGTGTTCAAGCTGGCGACAGCGGTGCGCCTCTGTTCGTAAGAATTGGAACTGAATGGAAACAACTCGGCGTCGTAAAAGGCCGCGCTGAAACACTGTTTTCCAATTGGGATGTCTACGGACTTTTAGATCAAAAGATGTGCGATATCGCAAAGCAAGTCTCTGATGCTGAAACCAAAGCACTGCTTTGCAAATAG
- a CDS encoding diphosphomevalonate/mevalonate 3,5-bisphosphate decarboxylase family protein: MNQVLVSAPSNIALIKYMGKIEGTGNKPTNASLSYTLENLRTFVRLTEIEGNQDQWKPLVREDLEKIELSEKGQQRFIKHLQSLKSKWGVTQSFLIESANNFPSDCGLASSASSFAALTLAASEMFQRIHPQPWGDDKKVLSELSRQGSGSSCRSLYSPWALWKEEYAQPMNLPITHMHHMVVVVEASKKEVSSSEAHKLVTTSPRFHGRPERAELRLADLSQALQFNDWHMARQIVWDEFIDMHRLFETSQPAFSYMTDASKAVLEDCQKFWNRWQDGPLVTMDAGANVHMLFRYDQKKTFEEYREHFKKNFKILAFEGVKENVH, from the coding sequence ATGAATCAAGTTTTAGTTTCTGCTCCGTCAAATATTGCTCTTATTAAGTACATGGGGAAAATCGAAGGCACAGGAAATAAGCCGACCAATGCGTCTTTGTCTTATACTCTTGAGAACCTGAGGACTTTTGTGCGTTTGACGGAAATTGAAGGCAACCAAGATCAATGGAAGCCTTTGGTTCGCGAGGATCTTGAAAAAATCGAGCTTTCTGAAAAAGGGCAGCAACGCTTTATCAAGCACTTGCAAAGTTTGAAATCTAAATGGGGCGTTACTCAAAGTTTCTTGATTGAGTCTGCAAATAACTTTCCTTCAGACTGTGGTCTTGCTAGTTCCGCTTCTAGTTTTGCAGCACTCACGTTGGCAGCGTCTGAAATGTTTCAAAGAATCCATCCTCAACCCTGGGGAGATGACAAAAAAGTTTTATCTGAGCTTTCCCGTCAAGGGTCAGGCTCTTCTTGCCGTTCTTTGTACAGCCCATGGGCTTTATGGAAAGAAGAATACGCTCAACCGATGAATCTTCCTATCACGCATATGCATCACATGGTGGTTGTGGTGGAAGCCTCTAAAAAAGAGGTCTCAAGTTCAGAGGCACACAAGCTTGTAACAACAAGTCCAAGATTCCACGGGCGTCCCGAGCGTGCGGAACTTCGTTTGGCGGATTTATCTCAAGCTTTGCAGTTTAACGACTGGCACATGGCCCGCCAAATTGTGTGGGATGAGTTCATCGATATGCACCGTTTGTTTGAAACAAGTCAGCCTGCGTTTAGCTATATGACCGACGCTTCAAAAGCCGTCCTGGAAGACTGTCAAAAATTCTGGAATAGATGGCAGGATGGTCCGCTTGTGACAATGGATGCAGGTGCCAATGTACACATGCTTTTCAGATACGATCAAAAGAAAACTTTTGAAGAGTACCGCGAGCATTTTAAAAAGAATTTTAAGATTTTAGCTTTTGAAGGTGTTAAAGAAAATGTCCATTAA
- the rpmI gene encoding 50S ribosomal protein L35, giving the protein MKMRTHSGAKKRLKVLSSGKVKKKSTRMRHLNSHMSSKTKRQLGKTSYVEDANMLQVRRCLVF; this is encoded by the coding sequence ATGAAAATGCGCACACACTCAGGCGCTAAAAAACGTTTGAAAGTTCTTTCAAGCGGTAAAGTTAAAAAGAAAAGCACTCGCATGCGTCACTTGAACTCTCACATGAGCTCTAAGACGAAAAGACAACTAGGTAAAACATCATACGTTGAAGACGCGAACATGCTACAAGTTCGTCGTTGCTTGGTATTCTAG
- a CDS encoding DNA alkylation repair protein, whose product MIREIQKDIRKSADATRAKNLKRFFKTDPGEYGEGDVFIGLTVPQSRAFAKKYFETPLKDLEVLLKSEIHEERLIALIILSNRFAKSDEREKFQIYKLYLKNTKYINNWDLVDTSAEYIVGGYLYDKDRKVLQQLAKSKSLWERRIAMLSTFHFIKKGEYQDTLRIARILLKDEHDLIHKASGWMLREMGKRVSEKELRGFLEKYASKMPRTMLRYAIEKFSPKDRRYYLDLK is encoded by the coding sequence ATGATCAGAGAAATCCAAAAAGACATTCGTAAATCTGCCGATGCGACTCGTGCCAAAAATCTAAAAAGATTTTTTAAGACGGATCCGGGTGAGTATGGAGAAGGCGATGTCTTTATTGGACTCACAGTTCCTCAGTCACGAGCCTTTGCAAAAAAATATTTTGAAACTCCTCTTAAAGATCTTGAGGTTCTTTTAAAATCTGAAATTCATGAAGAGCGTTTGATTGCTTTGATCATTTTATCCAATCGTTTTGCAAAATCTGACGAGCGTGAGAAGTTTCAGATCTACAAACTTTATTTGAAGAACACAAAATACATAAACAATTGGGATCTCGTTGATACATCTGCTGAATACATTGTCGGCGGTTATCTCTATGACAAAGATCGAAAAGTTCTGCAACAACTCGCTAAATCCAAAAGTCTGTGGGAACGTCGAATTGCGATGCTTTCGACTTTTCATTTTATCAAGAAGGGCGAATACCAAGATACCCTTCGTATTGCCAGGATTCTTTTAAAAGACGAGCACGACCTTATTCACAAAGCGAGTGGTTGGATGCTAAGAGAAATGGGAAAACGTGTGAGTGAAAAGGAACTCCGGGGATTTCTTGAGAAATACGCTTCTAAGATGCCTAGGACCATGCTTCGCTACGCCATCGAAAAATTTTCTCCCAAAGACCGTCGGTATTATTTGGATTTGAAATAG
- a CDS encoding mevalonate kinase family protein, with product MSINFTCKAFGKWILAGEHAVLRGIPALVFPIQSRNLELSYSQGENPLELRLIGDHGKDLQLLVWGVLEKACELKKISRSDLKGTLLLESSIPVGAGMGASAALCVALTRWLGFLGYVKEEEYYEFARTLENLFHGESSGVDIAVALSGEGLYFIRNGERKPLQTAWKPHWYISYSGKRGVTVDAVNKVKDLLLKNPSLGEKIDAKMGKAVEIAERALKMDAKEGLPVLAEAIDLAGQCFDQWSLNEGAPAKHIEWLREHGALAVKPTGSGGGGYVLSLWDREPAAEVLEKLIPC from the coding sequence ATGTCCATTAACTTCACCTGCAAAGCTTTTGGAAAGTGGATTCTAGCCGGGGAGCATGCGGTTTTGCGTGGCATCCCTGCATTGGTTTTTCCCATTCAATCGCGCAACCTAGAGCTTAGTTATTCCCAGGGCGAAAATCCTTTAGAACTTCGTTTGATTGGTGATCACGGTAAAGATCTGCAATTGCTCGTCTGGGGTGTTTTAGAAAAAGCCTGTGAATTAAAAAAAATCTCTCGCAGCGATCTTAAAGGAACTTTGCTTCTTGAGTCTTCAATTCCTGTAGGTGCGGGCATGGGAGCTTCGGCGGCATTGTGTGTCGCTTTGACTCGCTGGTTGGGTTTTTTAGGTTACGTGAAAGAAGAAGAGTACTACGAGTTCGCTCGCACTTTAGAAAATCTTTTTCACGGCGAAAGCAGCGGTGTTGATATCGCCGTGGCACTTTCTGGCGAAGGTCTTTACTTTATCCGCAATGGTGAACGCAAACCTTTGCAAACGGCGTGGAAACCTCATTGGTACATCTCTTACTCCGGCAAAAGGGGTGTCACCGTCGATGCTGTGAACAAGGTGAAGGACTTGCTTCTTAAAAATCCAAGCCTTGGTGAAAAGATCGACGCAAAAATGGGTAAAGCCGTTGAAATTGCGGAGCGCGCCCTAAAAATGGACGCCAAAGAAGGTCTTCCAGTCTTGGCAGAGGCCATTGATCTAGCCGGTCAGTGTTTTGACCAATGGAGCCTTAACGAAGGTGCTCCAGCAAAACATATCGAGTGGCTTCGTGAACACGGCGCCTTGGCCGTGAAACCAACAGGTTCCGGCGGTGGCGGTTATGTGTTGTCACTTTGGGACCGCGAACCTGCCGCTGAAGTTTTAGAAAAACTCATCCCTTGTTAA
- a CDS encoding hydroxymethylglutaryl-CoA reductase, degradative — MTKQLHDIFKGFSKLSREERLKALMEVGVLHDSDVDYIAKGGLRDTALGEKFIENVIGYFQLPLGVATNFRIDGKDFVIPMAVEETSIVAAVCKSAKWIRESGSITTEVVGTEIIGQIQCAKIKDYATFETQILAQKNYLIEISNREVAFGLVRRGGGVRDIQVRRVPRGDGTDMAVVHVLMDPCDAMGANIMNQVCEYLKEPIETFTGEKVTMCILSNLVDSKITRAIVHITDIDPELAEKIEEASLFAQQDPYRAATNNKGVLNGIDPILIATGNDWRAVEAGIHAYAARDGQYRSITRWFRDGEGGLKGIFEAPLIVGTVGGVTTLHPTAMMCMKMLGTTSANELSRVIAAVGLVQNLGALKALTTVGIIEGHMKLHTKNLALGAGAEEKEIPLVQKKLEEILAVRKRISLSNAIDVLKELRSSQRASSTPQHHS; from the coding sequence ATGACAAAACAACTCCATGACATCTTCAAAGGTTTCTCAAAACTTTCCCGCGAGGAAAGACTTAAAGCTCTGATGGAAGTCGGCGTACTTCATGATTCAGACGTGGACTACATCGCTAAAGGCGGTCTTCGTGACACGGCTTTGGGCGAAAAGTTTATTGAAAACGTGATTGGCTACTTCCAACTTCCTCTGGGAGTTGCAACAAACTTCCGTATTGATGGTAAAGACTTTGTCATCCCTATGGCGGTCGAAGAAACTTCGATCGTGGCTGCAGTTTGTAAGTCGGCGAAATGGATTCGTGAATCAGGCTCTATCACAACGGAAGTTGTGGGAACTGAAATCATTGGTCAAATTCAATGTGCGAAAATTAAAGATTACGCGACATTTGAAACACAAATCTTAGCGCAGAAAAACTATCTTATTGAAATCTCCAACCGTGAAGTGGCGTTCGGACTTGTTCGTCGTGGCGGCGGAGTGCGCGATATTCAAGTGCGCCGTGTGCCTCGCGGTGATGGCACCGACATGGCGGTGGTTCACGTTTTGATGGACCCTTGCGACGCTATGGGTGCAAACATCATGAATCAGGTTTGTGAATACTTAAAAGAGCCGATTGAGACATTCACAGGTGAAAAGGTCACAATGTGCATCCTTTCAAATCTTGTGGATTCTAAAATCACTCGTGCGATCGTTCACATCACAGACATCGATCCTGAATTGGCCGAAAAAATTGAAGAAGCTTCTTTGTTTGCGCAGCAAGACCCGTATCGTGCGGCAACAAACAATAAAGGCGTCTTAAATGGTATCGACCCAATTTTGATCGCAACCGGCAATGACTGGCGTGCGGTTGAGGCGGGTATTCACGCTTATGCGGCTCGTGACGGTCAATACCGTTCTATCACTCGTTGGTTCCGTGACGGTGAGGGTGGACTTAAAGGGATCTTTGAGGCTCCTTTGATCGTGGGAACTGTCGGCGGTGTGACGACTCTTCATCCAACGGCGATGATGTGCATGAAGATGCTTGGAACGACTTCAGCAAATGAACTTTCTCGCGTGATTGCAGCCGTCGGCCTGGTACAAAACTTGGGAGCTTTGAAAGCTTTAACAACCGTGGGAATCATCGAAGGTCACATGAAACTTCACACAAAGAATTTAGCTTTGGGTGCGGGAGCTGAAGAAAAAGAAATTCCTCTGGTGCAAAAGAAATTAGAAGAGATCTTGGCTGTTCGTAAGCGTATTTCTTTAAGCAACGCGATTGACGTTCTTAAAGAGCTTCGTTCGTCGCAAAGAGCTTCTTCGACGCCGCAACATCACTCTTAA
- the rplT gene encoding 50S ribosomal protein L20: MARVKSGKTNRARHKKVLKRAKGYYSAGSRAYIHAVEKNDRGMAYAYRDRKVNKRNFRTLWNQRINAAARLNGTTYSRLIGGLIKAGIQVDRKILADLAINDAAAFTALCKHALA; encoded by the coding sequence ATGGCTCGTGTAAAATCTGGTAAAACAAATCGTGCTCGTCACAAAAAAGTTCTTAAAAGAGCAAAAGGTTACTACAGCGCTGGTTCTCGCGCGTACATCCACGCGGTAGAGAAAAACGACCGTGGTATGGCATATGCTTACCGCGACCGTAAAGTTAACAAACGTAACTTCCGCACATTGTGGAACCAACGTATCAATGCAGCAGCTCGTTTGAACGGAACTACATATTCTCGTTTGATCGGTGGCTTGATTAAAGCTGGCATCCAAGTAGATCGTAAAATCTTGGCTGACCTTGCTATCAACGACGCAGCAGCATTCACTGCACTTTGCAAACACGCGTTGGCCTAA
- the fni gene encoding type 2 isopentenyl-diphosphate Delta-isomerase — MSESNSQFEQRKRDHIRIALDPRSQTDGQNGLDSIELIHEALPEMDFKEVDISTSFVFNGDAIPLSSPIFISSMTAGHEKGREINEALARLSDRRQILMGVGSQRRELEDSNAAEEWARVRKQAPKAKLLGNIGIAQLIKSPIDKVRRLVDSTEAVALFVHLNPLQEVLQPEGTRDFKNGLNAIENLVKMVNVPVVVKEVGCGFSKETLKRLEGTGIFAVDVSGKGGTHWGRVEGYRSQESEMLYKVAQTFSNWGISTVQSILNAKEARVPYEIWASGGVRNGLEIGKLCALGAAKVGVAKPFLEAALNGDGALEELLNKLELELKITMFCTGSRTLKDLQTKRVTQ, encoded by the coding sequence ATGAGCGAGTCTAACTCCCAGTTTGAACAAAGAAAGCGCGATCATATCAGGATTGCGCTGGATCCAAGGTCTCAGACCGATGGACAAAATGGATTAGACTCGATCGAATTGATTCATGAGGCTCTGCCTGAAATGGATTTTAAAGAGGTCGATATTTCGACCTCTTTTGTTTTTAATGGGGATGCAATTCCTCTTTCTTCTCCGATCTTTATTTCCTCTATGACAGCGGGTCATGAAAAGGGCCGCGAAATCAATGAAGCTTTAGCCAGACTCAGCGACCGCCGCCAAATCTTGATGGGCGTGGGATCACAACGTCGTGAGCTGGAAGATTCCAATGCTGCTGAAGAGTGGGCTCGCGTGCGCAAACAAGCGCCGAAAGCAAAACTTCTTGGAAATATTGGAATCGCTCAGCTGATTAAATCTCCGATAGATAAAGTTCGCCGTCTTGTCGACTCAACAGAGGCTGTGGCATTGTTTGTTCACCTCAATCCTTTGCAGGAAGTTCTGCAACCTGAAGGAACTCGCGATTTCAAGAATGGTCTTAATGCCATCGAAAATCTTGTGAAGATGGTGAATGTTCCTGTTGTCGTGAAAGAAGTCGGTTGCGGGTTTTCAAAAGAAACTCTGAAACGACTTGAAGGCACGGGGATTTTTGCCGTGGATGTGAGTGGCAAAGGCGGAACGCATTGGGGCCGTGTTGAAGGCTATCGCTCTCAAGAATCTGAGATGCTTTACAAAGTGGCTCAGACTTTTTCGAATTGGGGTATTAGCACTGTACAATCGATACTCAATGCGAAGGAAGCTCGTGTGCCCTATGAAATCTGGGCTTCTGGCGGCGTAAGAAATGGTCTAGAAATTGGTAAGTTATGTGCCTTGGGGGCTGCGAAAGTCGGAGTGGCAAAACCATTCTTAGAAGCAGCTTTAAATGGGGACGGAGCTTTGGAAGAGCTTCTTAATAAACTCGAACTTGAACTGAAGATCACGATGTTCTGTACCGGTTCAAGAACGCTGAAGGATCTTCAGACGAAGAGGGTGACACAATGA